CTAACCTACGCATCACATGACAAATTGGTACATAACATAAATTGTCTAATTTGTCAAGAAATTAAGCTTTCAGTTTTACTTTTTGTTTTAATTCTTCTTTAATGCGGTTGAGGATAGATTTTTCGTCTAAGTTTGCCAAAATCCGACTAATAACTGCTTTTGGTCCTTCATCACCCCAAGTCGCGCCATTAGCCAAGTAAACTTTAGTAACTTGTCCAATACCATAGGAAGAAACCCCAGCCACCCCGGCTTGAGTGATTGCTACAGAGATATAAGGTGCAAAGGTAGCGCCAGCAGTAGCTGATGCAGAGATGCCCAGCACAGTTTTTAATCCACTCAAGCCTAAATTTGCCAGCAGCTCACTGAAACCGATACCGCCCATACTCAGAGCAATTTTTTGTAATAATTGCACAGCACCGCTTTCACTCATGGGGATGCCATAGAGTTTAGATAAACCCAAAATCAGAGAAATATCAATTACTATACTACTAAGTATATCTATAACTGTTACCGGATTGAGAGCGATCGCTAAAGCCTTAGTCATCACAGCCTTCCAAATCAACTGATTAGCATTCTGTTCGCGAATCATCAGTTTTCGCTCAACCAATTGCTCATTCACATTATCCGCATAAAGCATAGTATTGAGAGCAACCAAAGCTTTACCTTCACGGTGCAAAATCTCCAAAATTTTCAGCTTCAGTTCTTCAACTTGGGCTGTACTGTTACGTAACTGCACCCCCCTACTACCATCAGGGCGCATAATCGCCGTCTTCACCAGTGGTGATGCAGCAGCCATGACTATTTCTAAAGGCGTGAGTAACTCCCTCACCCGTTCATCTCTGATTTTGTGATAAATTGCCATCCGGTCAGCTTCAGGATACTGATCTACTTTGTTAAATACTAAAATTATCGGTTTACCCGCCTCCCGTAACTGAGACAGCGCTTCATATTCTATCTTGGTCATATCCCCAGCAATCACAAACAAAATTAAATCTGCTTGCTTTGCTACCTGTTCAGCCAAAGCTGCACGGGTATCACCATCTACTTCATCTAATCCAGGAGTGTCAATGAGTTCCACCTGAGATTGACCCCCCGCAGGTAGAGTTACCCGTAAAGTGCGTTCATTGTCGCCAATTGTCTCCTCACTAATACTCCAGTTAACTGTTTGAGCATCACGGGTAACTCCATGTAGGGGGCCAGTTTCAAACACCGTTTGTC
The window above is part of the Nodularia spumigena CCY9414 genome. Proteins encoded here:
- a CDS encoding GTP-binding protein, coding for MTSTLPLPEPHHSDSPNWDEELDSAIFSFEDIQRSLDYKQAQTALRNLVTNLDLTPQEKSGLENELADLETMLGKLDSMVVQIAAFGMVGRGKSSLLNALVGQTVFETGPLHGVTRDAQTVNWSISEETIGDNERTLRVTLPAGGQSQVELIDTPGLDEVDGDTRAALAEQVAKQADLILFVIAGDMTKIEYEALSQLREAGKPIILVFNKVDQYPEADRMAIYHKIRDERVRELLTPLEIVMAAASPLVKTAIMRPDGSRGVQLRNSTAQVEELKLKILEILHREGKALVALNTMLYADNVNEQLVERKLMIREQNANQLIWKAVMTKALAIALNPVTVIDILSSIVIDISLILGLSKLYGIPMSESGAVQLLQKIALSMGGIGFSELLANLGLSGLKTVLGISASATAGATFAPYISVAITQAGVAGVSSYGIGQVTKVYLANGATWGDEGPKAVISRILANLDEKSILNRIKEELKQKVKLKA